One window of Salminus brasiliensis chromosome 16, fSalBra1.hap2, whole genome shotgun sequence genomic DNA carries:
- the cops4 gene encoding COP9 signalosome complex subunit 4 has protein sequence MASGVRQELAQLMNSSGSHKDLAGKYRQILEKAIQFTDAEQLEALKAFVEAMVNENVSLVISRQLLTDFCTHLPSLPDSTAKAVYHFTLEKIQPRVISFEEQVASIRQHLATIYEKEEDWRNAAQVLVGIPLETGQKQYNVDYKLDTYLKIARLYLEDDDPVQAEAYINRASLLQNESTNEQLQIHYKVCYARVLDYRRKFIEAAQRYNELSYKSIVHESERLEALKHALHCTILASAGQQRSRMLATLFKDERCQQLAAYGILEKMYLDRIIRGNQLQEFAAMLMPHQKATTADGSSILDRAVIEHNLLSASKLYNNITFEELGALLEIPPAKAEKIASQMITEGRMNGFIDQIDGIVHFETREPLPTWDKQIQSLCFQVNNLLEKISQAAPEWTAQAMEAQMSQ, from the exons ATGGCGTCCGGTGTTCGGCAGGAGCTGGCCCAGCTCATGAACTCCAGTGGATCTCACAAAGACCTCGCTGGAAA ATATCGTCAGATTCTGGAGAAGGCTATACAGTTTACAGATGCAGAACAGCTGGAGGCACTGAAAGCATTTGTTGAAGCCA TGGTCAATGAAAATGTCAGTCTAGTGATATCCAGGCAGCTACTGACCGACTTTTGCACACACCTTCCAAGTTTACCCGACAGCACAGCTAAAGCTGTCTACCACTTCACCCTGGAGAAGATTCAACCAAGAGTCATCTCCTTTGAAGAGCAG GTGGCCTCAATAAGACAGCATCTAGCCACTATATATGAGAAGGAAGAGGACTGGAGAAACGCTGCCCAGGTTTTAGTGGGTATACCACTGGAGACAGGACAGAA ACAGTACAATGTCGACTACAAGTTAGACACTTATCTGAAGATTGCCCGCCTTTATCTGGAGGATGACGATCCTGTTCAGGCTGAGGCCTACATCAACCGCGCGTCTTTACTCCAGAATGAGTCAACCAATGAACAGCTGCAGATCCACTACAAG GTTTGCTACGCTAGAGTGCTGGACTATCGAAGGAAGTTTATTGAAGCTGCCCAGCGCTACAATGAGCTTTCGTACAAATCCATCGTCCATGAGAGCGAACGTCTGGAGGCCTTGAAACATGCTCTCCACTGCACTATTCTGGCCTCTGCAG GGCAGCAGCGCTCCCGTATGCTGGCCACACTGTTTAAGGATGAACGATGCCAGCAGCTGGCTGCCTACGGCATCCTAGAGAAGATGTACTTGGATCGAATTATCCGGGGGAACCAGCTGCAGGAATTTGCGGCAATGCTGATGCCCCACCAGAAGGCCACCACAGCAGATG GGTCAAGTATCTTGGATCGAGCAGTTATTGAACACAACCTTCTCTCCGCTAGCAAGCTGTACAATAACATAACATTTGAAGAATTAGGAGCGCTTTTAGAGATCCCACCTGCAAAG GCAGAAAAGATTGCCTCCCAGATGATAACAGAGGGTCGTATGAATGGCTTCATTGACCAAATAGATGGCATTGTCCACTTTGAGA CACGAGAGCCACTCCCCACCTGGGACAAACAGATCCAGTCACTCTGCTTCCAGGTCAACAACCTTCTGGAGAAAATTAGTCAGGCAGCACCAGAGTGGACAGCGCAAGCTATGGAGGCCCAGATGTCCCAATAA